The genomic window TAAAAGTGAAGCCCTGATAGATGGAAAATTGGGTGATCTCCTTTGCTCTGTCAGCTCCTGCGGCCAAACTGGTTCCACGtgtcctggcacctgcctttcctttggattaaaccagcaaggctgagagggggacaGTGGTAGGTGGGCAGCTCAGTGTTTCTAGATACACTGCCCAGAACTTTTGCACCCTAGAGAGGCCACTTCAATTTTGCTTTATCTTTCATGTGAGGATTATATTCAGTGAGCTGATGTCTCACCTGGCATAATTCTATTGTCTTgcgagacagacagatgcctgctACTAGCTGCAAGAACATTATTTAACTTAATATAGGATGTCTCATGGATGATCTATCTGCACTCCCCACAGCATTAATGGGGTGATGGACACTTCCCATTCTGCACTGGAGTATTAGTCTTGTTTCATAGGCCAAACCTTTTAAATACTGTACCCCTGCTCAGCCCAGTGAGTCATGAATTTCCTATTGCACCAGCTGTGTTTCTGAAGTGGGGAGTTGGAGTTATTTATTGAGATGGAGGTTGTAAATGGACTACATTTATTGAAGAAAGGTTGATTAAAATACCATACTTCTGGAAACATAAACTTTTGAAAGGGATGACTTTCTAAGTTAAGGTTAAAACTTGACTCACTCCCTTGGAACTGTTTGAAACTGAAAATCAGCTATGCAGCATCCACTGTAACTTCTGCAATGGTCCCATGTCCCTTGCCACATATCACAGACCTATGAGTTTATCCAAGTGTATAAAGTATACTTTAATAGCTATGGTAACCATCTTATGGCATCATTTCTGGGCATCTTGGGGTGGTGTAAGCACTGAAGTCTTTTGGGGCATATGAATCTTGTTAAGGGGTGACTAAGGAATGTGGGGTGGAGCAGTGAGTGCACCTGCTCAGTACTTTGGATGGAGGATGTGACCAGCCATAGTCTCCAGCTCAGAATTGTGGTGGGCTATAGAGGAAATACCTATGATTCTTAGTGCCATTTAATTCTCACCTAGGAAAAAAAAGGGTTGTTTTTTAGTCATTTTAGTAACTTATAGCGAGGTAGGGGTGAGTTCAGGGTTGACCAGCTAACCCAGAACTCACAGCATGAAATTTCATGCTGCATGGGGTTCTAGTAGTTTCAAATGGGGCTGCCCATGCAGCATGAAGTTTCATACTGTGAGTCCTGGGTTAGCTGGTCAACCCTGAACTCACCCCTCCCTCACTATAAGGAACCCTTTTCCTTAGTGTAGACAAGCCCCCAACAGACACTTGAAGTGGAGGAGGGTTCTTCTGTTGATGATTCATATCTGGCGTGTTGGGAGATATAATGGTTAATAATAAAACAGCTGCACTCTGTGTTCCATATTGGAAATTAGGAAGATGTGTTACATAGCTATAGAGCAGATCATGTAAGGCAagatgctgggaacaaaaaacagTCAGATTTAAGACTTTTACTAGTACTTTGACTATCATTCTCCTAATAAacttaaaaacattaaatatcAATATAAGATAATCTGcaaaggaaacaggaaaaaaaactattGTGCACCCTTGTAAGGGGCTTATTCCTTAAGGCTGTATTTTTGCCACAAGGAAAACCAGTAGTATGGTTCTGgttcttatttttcatttctccTCTGCGTGTATCTGTAGTTCAAGTTGTAACCTTACCCTAGATATATGATTGTATGTTCCTGTCTTCGCATGCTTTAGATATTTTAAACAGCTCTCATCAATATATTTCTActagaaaataaaacagaaagctAACTAAAACCTTTTGTGCCGTAATTAGTTGtcgtgccccccgcccctccccaaaTTAGGACTTTTGTCTTGTCAAAGGCAGGTGCTTTCCTATTTTTGCCATGCCAAGAAATTGAGTTTatcttatttataaaataaatccctgaaattaaaaaacaacaaccagaGGAGGTTCATCTTGATTATTTTTACCTTATAATGATCAAGACTGTCAAATCTGGTCTTCCCTGGCTTAACTGGAGGCCTTGTGAGAAGAAGTTTCACTTGTGGATTTCAAGCTTTCTCAGCCCATAGTTAAAGGACTAGGGATGATTTTTTAACAAAGAGAGTTTTTCTCACAACTGTGTGTTCAGGCATTCGCGTTAAACTGGTTGCTAACAGAAACAAACAAGGGAAACAAACTGAATAAAAATCACCCGCCTCTCAGTTAATTAGATGGTTAGCATTTCTGGTGTTTTAATACCAACAATGATCCATTTGTCCATAGAGGCATCCAGGGAAAACAAGGTGGACAAGGTCTGAATTACTAATGTAAGAACAAGTAGACTGTCCACCCCACCCTCTATATGCCATTACTTCTCTCTTTCTCAAGCAAAAAAAATGTCAGACCTTCTTCATTTactagaaagaaaggaagaaaaaagtcaTATTACTATTTTGTCCTCTGTAGGGTTCCTTTAATTGAAATTTTCCTGGTTTTCGATGTTAATAACTATGGAGTTCTGATAAGTCTTTTTTATGATGTGTATCACAGCCTTAAATTCCCTAATTAAATACTAGCTGTTACATGGACTGTGTCTAAACAATGGAACAAGGGAAAAGTAAAATGGGAGGACAATCAAGACAAAGTCCTCAGGTGAATAAATGGGGTTTTGCTCCTGTTACTCCACCTTCACCCATTGCAGGGCATGCTCAGGATGTCCCAATCAGTGTAACAGCGTAACAGATCTGCTCTCTTGCTTGCTGTAAAGGCACCAAAGTTTCTTCAAAGCTACGCCTGCAGTTACCGTTAGGTCTAAGTCCTTGGATGAAGACAGTGGTGTTAAGCATGTTTTCCAAGCCTTTGCTGCTTAGAAGAAAGCCTTTGCTTTTTATAGTTCTTGAACCTGGTGCTTTCTGCTAAGTCCTTCTTAGCCCTACTCCAAGCAAGGTGACTGTCCTATCAGACTAAGATGATGAACAAGCCATTGTGTATGAAGGCAAGAGGCAGCTGAAGAAATGGTATAATGTGAGCAAACCAATTAGGGAGCTTTTTTATAGTTTCCTTAGCAGGCTGGTGTGTCACAGAATGTCATAAGCAGAAGTCAAATGGACGAATGGGGCATCAGCCCTCAACATTTTCTGATAGCTATTTTTGGTGTGGGTTGTTAACACAAGAGTGTGATTGTGAGAGCTAGGATAACAACTGACTCGCTCTGTAAACAGGAGACTTCACTTTTGGCAAGGTACATTGGAGGATCAGAGGTTCCAGTGCTTGGTAGTAAACAATGGCCAGTGATACAGGGGGTGCACAGTACAGATCTTTACCTGGTTGTAATCGCCCAGTGATCTCCAATTGATGCCCTAACTTTGAGAGCCTTTTTTCCCAAAATATGACTGTGTGGAACAGGGTGAATCAGGTTTGAGAGTGAGGTCGAAGATCATGATAATGATTCCATAACATGGAGATTTATAATACTGACATCTTCTGCAAACTGCTTTGCGATCTGCTGCTAAAAATGCCAGACAGATACAGTTACATACAGAAATGAGGTGTACAAAGAAGCAGAATACTGTAAATTAGCCTCCTATGCAATAGATAAAATACACAGTATGGGAAAACAGGTTCAATGTATTTACAATATTCTGAGGCATTCTACGTATTTCAATTAACTTGAAAATGGGAAGCCAGGTCCTGACCTGGTATAAGTTTTTATAGTTCCACTGACATAGTGATTTTACCCCAAGAAGGATGTGACCCTGTGCTTCTCAATGGAGAAACATGTTATAGATGATGACATACTTGGACATTATCTTGGATGAGGAAGACGTGGAAAATCTCTGGAAAATGtttcttcaatttttttaatacattcatCATCCAACCATCGATGATCAGTTTATGTCCTGTATGGTGCCCACAACTGTCCAGCTAACTAGGTTTCTCTGGTTTCTTGAGGGTTCAGGACCATGACATGGTAAGAATTTGGCTCATACATCTCCCCTCATTTCTTTACTTCCCCTGCTTTGGCCCTGGTGGGTGACTGGTTACATCATGCCTTTAGGAAGGAGTGACTGGCATGGGCAAGAATGTTCTTTCATGCTGTCAGCATGGGCCAGCTGTGTGTCCAATTTTTGGACCCTGTTCAATGTTGAAGTCAGTGTTGAGCAATGCAGGGGTTAAGGAGGTGAGAAGGGCTTGGTTCACTGTGTTGATGTACACCAGGCTCTGTGGGCCAACACCCTGAGCATAGAAGTTAGTGGGTACAAATCATGGCTGGAAGGTTTATATCTTTAGCTTCATTCCCCACTATTGAAACGGGAAGAGGAATGTTGGGAAGTTGTGACTACCTTAACCCAGCTTTATGTTAAGCCAGAATGTCTTAGGGTAGGGATGGCCAATctggcagcctgtgtgtgtagcatgcagcagatcaggaagggcaGTTAGATTGGGAAGGAGAAAGCAAAGCGGCAAATTGGGAAGGGAACatggagaaggaagaagaaaacagagcTGTAGATCAGACACAGAGCACAGGGCTaggagcagaaagagcagcagattgtGAAGGGAAAAGGATTGGTGTGACACTTGGGAAGGACTCAGagctaatttatggcatgcctgccaaaaaggtgggTCCTCACCATCtgggggtatgtctacactgtgtCTCCAGCACTCCAGTGGAGGGTTTTTCCCCAGTATACCTCCAATAGCTCCTGCTTGTGTGTGCAAAACCCCAAACTGTGGTGGTGAACCCACTCCAGGGTCCTCTGCCATGGCTGCTCTTGAGACCTCTACCTCCAGCCATGGACAACAGCCATGCTCCCACAGCAGCTTCACCACTGTGATTCTAGATTTGGTGCTGGCAGGGTGAGAGTGGGTGCATAGGATGTGTTCAAGAGTGACCCCCACATGGGGTATGCTCCAGACATACCTTTAGAGAACATCCAGGGAGAGAGGTGCTGCTTTTAAACTGGAGTGATGCTCTAAAAGAGGTCATGACCTCACCTGCTGAAGGTAGTGAGATAGCTATAAATCCAGCCCAGTAAGTTGTATATTTTCACAACCCCATGCTGGAACTTTGCCCATGGGAGAAGTCACGGTTGTCATTTGGTTTGACCAGTGCCTTGGTTACATTCTAGTTGTGTGTATGGCCAGAAGAGAATATGAGCTCCCATGGAAAAGTGGGCACAGGGTGGAGCAGCACAGTGGATttagagaggggaaggggcagtggtaAGTGCTCATTTCTTCTATGATACAGTCTGGAATCAGGACTGCTTTTTGTTAAGAAACTGTCATCATCCCTTCCAAATGTGCCATGGGCTGTGGGTGACCAGCAAAAATGTTATTACTGACAGATTGTTGCTTTACAACACTTGATTCACTCAAAATAGGCATGATTGCCCTGGAAAGGTTATTTATATGGAGACAAATCAGCTTATTCTCCCTGTGTTTCTTTCTGTGAATGGAAACCAAAGTGGTATTCAGTCAGTTGCTGAAATACTTGGTTAACTTGCATATGTTCTTGTAAGTTCTTGGCTACGTCTTCATGTTCTGAACCACTTTATATTATCTGCTCATAGATGCTGCACCCCCCTCGACAATAGCTCCCTCTTCTTTCCTGCATCAATTGTAGCACTTGGTTACCTGAAAAATCAGCATTAGGAGAGAAGCTGAACAGAGACTTACTTGAACAtggtatcatttcatttatatctGTGATGTTTATGTCCTTTCCTACAGGGATGGGACTTTTGTTAGGATTCCTTGTTTCAAGCTACCATTGAGCTAATATCTCACTCCTTTGCAGTTGTTCTGTCTGCTTGTGTATTTGTTCTTCATGCATTTTTAAAGGGGTTTGAGTGTTGTTGTAGCAATGATGCTCCAAGAagtatgtgagaagcaaggggttTTTTGGTGATATATTTTTGTTGGACCACCCATGCAgttcttgcatttttttaagcCATCCACAACTGTGATCTTCCGTTAATTTCTATCAGAGAACCTCTTGACAAAGCAAGCTGTGAAACAAGCACAGTGGGGACAGAGAGAGGATCTTTTTCCACAGGCTTGGTCAGAAGAGGCTCCGGGAAGACTGCAGGAAAGTTGCAGTGAACTACAAGTAGCTGCTATCACCGCTTACAGATTGCTGGATGATGAAGCACTGTAATTCTCTTGGGGCTTCCTGCACCCTTGTGAGTCTGAGAACTGATGCTCTTAATGATGGCTAGCTCCAGGGATCAAACGTTAAGAAGTTAAAGCACCTGCTGGGCACAACCTGAGGAATCATCTCCTGCTCTGGGAGGGGGTTTGGattgggagccagcaggagcacaggctgCAGTACCCGAGGAGCTGGATCGGGGCCGGGTTGGGGTGGgaagccccatcccctccccgcactgctctgctctgctggggGGGCCAGTGCTCGTGTCACCGACCCGCAAGCCCGCGCTTCCCAGCCAGGGGCCACGAAATCCTTTCAAGGGGCCACGCGGTGCGGGGGGTGCGGACAGCGCTGCCGAGATGAGCCCGGAGATCCTCGAGAGCAGCCCGCGGGGCGGGGAGCCGCTGCCCTCTCGTCCGGCTCGCGGCTGCGGAAGAATCGCCCCGTCGTGTTTCCGCGGCCGGGGCGGCGGCGGGAGCTGAGGCCCGTCCGAGGGGGCTGGCGTGTGTGTGTCGGGGCCCGCGGGTCTGACAGGTCGTCCCTGGCCGGGACCGGGTCCCCGGGCTCAGCGGGGCAGCACGTGGGGCCGCGGCGGAGGGAGGCTGCAGCGCCTGCCCGGGGCCGAGAGCCCTGGCGGggctgcctccctctgcagccGGGCAACCCCGTCCCCCCTCCCGGCGCCTCGGAGCTGCCCCAGGGGAGCGGGTCCCGGCTCCCAAACCAGTGCCTGCAGCAGCGCCCAGCGGCCGCCGCCGGCCtgcgccgcccccgcccccgcccggcccggcccggcccggcccggccccgccttAACTCGTGCGGCGCCGGCGGAGCGGAGCGCGGCAGGGCCCGGacgccggcggcggcggcgggcggggagGGGCGCTAGgacccggcggcggcggggccgggctgtCAATCAGCGCGCGGCGAAGTGACAGCGGGGGGGCCCGGGCCGGCCGCGCCGCCGGGGGATATTTAACTTGGGCGCGGGCGGGAGCGCGGCAgtgcgcggggcggcggcggcggcaccgACCGGCACCGGCAGCAGCACAGCGCAGCGCAGGCAGCgacgggccggggccggggccgggacccACCCGCCGGCTGCAGCGGAGAGAGACCGGAGCCCCCCGAGCCGAGCCGCGCCGCGGGCATGGGTGCCGGGCAGCGCTGAGGGCGGCGGGGCGCGCGTCCCGCACCGCTGCTTCATGCGGCGCCCGCTGGCGGCGCGGGGCTGAGCGGGACGGCGGCGGCGGAGCGGCGCGGCCGGGGCGGGAGCCGCCGAGCTGCGCGGTGACCGCGCCATGCGGAGCAGCCGCGcccgctcctgcccctgcccccggcccTGCCTGCCGCGCCCCGCCGCGCCCTGAGCCGCCCGCCCGGAcatccccgcccgcccgcccgcgcgggcCAGCGTCTAGACCAGCCGGCGCGGGGCCGAGCCCGCTGTCACCATGGGGATGGCGACGAGGCCGCTGTGAATCCCTGCGGGAGAGGAAGGCGGGAGCCCGGCCATGCCGCGCTGCTAGGGCCCGCGCTGTCACCGCGGCCTCCGGCCCCTCCCCGCGCCGCGCTATTTAAAGCGCCGGCCCCGGCGGACTTGCCGCTGCCTATTTATGCAGCGGGCCGGCGGCCGCGCGGGGCACTGAGGCGCCGGGCAGCGCCCGCCCGCCCGACGGGAGCATGAAGCTGcctcagagcctcctgctctgctcctgcctggcgcTGCTCCGGCAGGGCGGCGGCCAGCCCTACCTGCGGCTGCGGCCCTCCCCCAGCGACAATCTGCCCGTCAAGGACATCATCGAGCACCCCGACCCCGACTACGACCCCAAGGAGCAGGACCTGGACGAGCGGACTCTGAGGAAGAAGCTGGGCAGCCACTTCGACCCCAGCTTCATGGCGGTGGTGGCCCCGGCTCAGCTGAACCTCtccagccccgaccccctgcacaggttCAAGGTGTCGGGGCCGCTGCCCGGCGAGCTGAAGAAGCTGGACCTGGGCGAGGCGCCCTACGGGGCCCGCATCAAGATGGGCAAGAAAGCCCGGAGGAAGTTCCTGCAGTGGCTTTGGGCCTACACATACTGCCCCGTGGTCTACGCCTGGAAGGACTTGGGCCTCCGCTTCTGGCCCCGCTACATCAAGGAGGGGCACTGCTTCACAGAGAAgtcctgctccttccctgagggCATGTACTGCAAGCCTGTCAAGTCGGTCACCAAGACCTTCCTGAGgtggcactgccagggctggtcCACACAGAAGTACTGCACCTGGATCCCTGTGCAGTACCCGGTCATCTCAGAGTGCAAGTGCTCCTGCTGACCCCGACGGggtggcctgccccagcagcagggcacgTGGGCaagccctggggcccagcaccatgGCTTGGGCATCTCGGAGTGCCAGAGCTGTTACGCAGCCTCTCCTGGGCCCCAGCTCGGCACCTGGGGATGGATCTCAGAGTGCCAGCGCATGTGTGTGACCTCTCCTGGGCACCAGCTACAGCTGCGGGTTATCCCCACTGCCCTGGAGTCCAGACCCACGGCTCAGTTCAGGCATCTCAGAGTGTCAATGCTCCCATAGGACCTCACCTGGATCCCAGCTGAGCACCTGGGGATGGATCTGAGTGCCACTGTTCCTGTTTAACTTCGCCTGGATCCAATGGCAGCCACAGGCTGCCTCCAGTGCCTGGAGCCCGGTCCCCACACTTGGCGATCTCAGAGTGCCAGTGCTCTCTCTTGTCAACCTCCCTTGGAGGCATCATCTAACCCAGTATGCGGTGGTGTCTTAGTATGCGACATGTCCTCTTCCCACCCCAAACTCCTCCACACTGAGACCCTAAGACTGGAAAGACACAAAAAAGATTGACACACACACAACACGCCCAGAGAATCTGTGCGTTGGTTCGTTTCTCTCCTCTTATGCCCcttgcactgttttgtttttgttttgttttatttgacttattttattttattttatttgaaacgggaaaagcaaaactgaaaggAACTGCAGTGCAGGCCAGAGGCAAAGCTAAGCACTACAATCAgatgtttatttttatacatatatagtgttctaacaaaaaaaattaccagCCTTGTAAATATagagattttaaaaaggaaggggggaaattgcagctgttttttattattattattataattattataataattattattattattattttaaagacaTAGGACCACATTTTAAACCCAACCCTGTAGAATCTGAGTACTTCCCtgcaaaagggaaggggaaatTTTCCTGTAAAAaagatttaagaaaaacaaaaaggaaaaaaaaggcaacacaGAATCCCTTTAAGATGTTAATTTCTATTTGCTGTATTTTTTGTCTTCAGATCTTGTCACTGACATTTGAACTAATTTGCAAAGTGctctaggtttttttttaaagtgtataaTGATTAattaagaagatttttttttaaagtacaaagcTATGAAAGAGTGGAGTCTTTTGTTGTTTGGGAATACATATAGTAATGTAGAGCTGTTAAAAGACATTTTCTGTGtacagtttatttatttttaatgtttgtgtaTAGGAAAAAAGCTAGAGATTATGCCAGAAAATATTGGAAATGTTTACTTGAATATTCCTTTAAAAACATATCAATGTAAATATGAACTATGATTGATCAAAACATTTTTAGCAATAAACGCTATCTTTGAAGAAACAATTCTTGATGCACTACAGATCTCTGGGTGAAGAGCTGATGTTCGGATGCTTGCTGCGAGAAGGGGACAGGTGAAGTCTTTGGGTCAGATCCTCAACTGATGTAAATCCACAGAGCTGTAGAGTTGCACCATTTTACACCAAACTAGCTCCACCAAAATCATTAGAGCTGCACTGGCTTACACCATTGGAGCATCAGGCTGACTATGTCTACTTAAATTCTGAACCTGTTGGGGAGAAAGAGGAGAGCCCAGAGGTGTAAAGGCTCACAGAGGATAGAATAATTTAAATGTTCTGGGAAGGGAGCAATCTTCTCATATCTTCAGCAGTTTGTGTTCCTTCTGCACTGTGCTCTGTCatgttccctctctctctctattgctTGGATTCCAAGTTTCATATTTCTCCGATTggtggaggaaaggggagaggttATCTCCTGTGCCATTAAAATGCCTGACAAAATTCAAAAGCTCATGTGTTAGAACAAATGTTTTAGCTGTCGGTCATCattagtggggaggggaggtctgTGGAGGTGCAGCCCCAGTGACATGGGAACTGGGAATTTGGTCCCCAGTGGTACGTGTGAGTTTGCTGGGGtcagggtggagagggagggaataTTTGGATCTAGGGGACTGATCCTGCAGAGGTACTGAGTGCCTCTACTCTCACGGTACTCAGGGTTCAACCCAGTCCTGCCAGGGCTGAGCAGAACATGCTTTCTTGCTGAGTGTAGTCTGAATTAGGGGCAATCAGAACTTTTTGGGAAGAGCTCAGCTCTTTGCCGGATCAGCACTCTGTAGACAGGAGCTCTGGGATTTTACTGAAGATGCCGTTTTGTGAGATGCTGGAGTGGGAATTGAAGTTGCACTCAGTAAGGTTTGGTCCTGAGGGTCTGAACTTGCTCTTGGTAAAGTAAAGGCCAGTTTTGCTGTTGGGACCAGTTCACTTCTGTGTGATTTGGATTGGGCTCCTGGAGCCATTATGTGGCTCCTTCTGTAGGAGCTAAACCCTGCAAGGTACCCTTTAAAGGGCCAGATTAAGTTTAGTAAAGGAGAGACCAAAACTGAAACAGAGGAGCAAACTCCTGTAGAAGGGAAAGTATGTTTACTAGATGGGGATAATGATACTAATCTTTAGCACTTGAGATCTTCAAAGATCTGTGTAAACAGCAACTCAGTGGTATGAGGGAAGTAGACtagcctccttttttttcctttggacatCCAGCCCATTTGTGGAGGTGAAGTGAAGATGGAAAAATAGCCCCTTGTATTGCAACATGCAAAACATCAGGGGCATTTGGGAATGGAATGGGAAGCTCATCTTGCAAGAAGAGCGACATCTGTGGTGTGGACGCTGAACATCTGTAGGAGGGCTGTTTTTTTGTTGGGGGATGGAAGGGAGGGCATTCTGGGAAAATATTTCTGACATAATCCCAACAGTATCTGGTGTGTTGGGATTTGGTTACAAATGGCCCTTTAGCGTCTTAGTGCGTTTTGTTCTGCTGGCTTCCAGGGGCATGCAGAGACCCCTGCTTTGTGCTAACCTGGGAAATAAACCATCCCCTGGCTTCAATGGTTGAATTTAgtcatgtggggaggggggcaagaggGGATTTGTGCTAATTGCAGAGAAAACCTGCCTAAAAGTCTCCATGAGGTGCATTGGAGAGGCTGCCTCAGCCCCTAGGAGAAGAATGAAATGCCCATAGTTGAGAAATTCCATATTCCTAAGGGAATCAGGGGCCAATGTGGCCTGCAGCCTTAGTATCAATTATTAATGCAACCCCTGGGTGGGGTGTCAATGTGGGGAGTACACAATGAGGTGTTCAGAACCACTCAATATTTTACTCATGCCCCCACAGGCTAAATGAATTCTTCCTCCTAATTTATGTCCCCCCAAAGCCtctctggtttcttttttttcctgtggtttcagccccctgctcaaaggccACTGTTACTTCATGAT from Alligator mississippiensis isolate rAllMis1 chromosome 13, rAllMis1, whole genome shotgun sequence includes these protein-coding regions:
- the LOC102574821 gene encoding noggin-2, with the protein product MKLPQSLLLCSCLALLRQGGGQPYLRLRPSPSDNLPVKDIIEHPDPDYDPKEQDLDERTLRKKLGSHFDPSFMAVVAPAQLNLSSPDPLHRFKVSGPLPGELKKLDLGEAPYGARIKMGKKARRKFLQWLWAYTYCPVVYAWKDLGLRFWPRYIKEGHCFTEKSCSFPEGMYCKPVKSVTKTFLRWHCQGWSTQKYCTWIPVQYPVISECKCSC